The sequence TTATCTGGTCAAGGGCTGATTAAGGGCATTAAAATCGATCCTTCGCTTAATAAGCCTGAAGATACCGAAATTTTGGAAGATCTTATCATGGCTGCCCACAATGAAGCCAAAGGCAAGATCGAAGCTGCAATGGCGCAAAAAACACAAGAAATGACAGCAGGTTTGCCAATTCCTCCAGGTTTTAAATTGCCATTTTGATTTTTCAATCAAATAATTTTTACAAAGCCCATCTATTGCTAAGCAATTGGTGGGCTTTTTTATAATAAAGGCAGTTGTTTGTGCAGCGCATAAAAAATGCCATTGATTGAATGGACCGATGATGGCACAGTTGATGGAGTAGAAAAAAGCGTTTTCAATTTGTACTTTAGGCTTCAGTGAAGGGATAAATCACCGGCATTATAGCTCTATGGTAATCATTATCGTTTTTTTAGAAAAGAGTGTTTATGTCTCAGTTTCAAACTTCTTTGCCCAGTTCATCTGTTGTCATTGCATCGGCTGCACGCACGCCGGTGGGGTCATTTAATGGAGCTTTGTCGTCTCTGCCAGCCCATGAATTAGGTAAGGTGGTGATTGAAGCTGTGTTGGAGCGCGCCAAGATTGCCGCTGAGGCAGTTGATGAGGTTATCCTTGGGCAAGTTTTAACCACTCTTGGGGGGCAAAATCCCGCACGTCAAGCGGCGCTTTTGGCAGGACTTCGCCAAGAAAGTACGGCTTTTGGCATGAATCAGCTTTGTGGATCGGGGCTTCGCGCCATTATTCTTGGCATGCAACAAATTGTAACAGGGGCGGCCGATATTATTATTGCTGGCGGTCAAGAATCTATGTCTCAAGCACCCCATGCAGCCTATTTGCGCCAAGGTATAAAAATGGGCGATGGTTCCTTTGTTGATACAATGATTTATGATGGCTTGCGTGATGCTTTCCACAATTATCATATGGGCATCACTGCAGAAAATATTGCTCGGAAATTGAATATTAGTCGTGAAGAGCAAGATCAATTTGCGCTCCACTCCCAACATAAGGCAGAAGCTGCCCAAAAGGCTGGACGCTTTGACGCGGAAATCACACCCGTTGTGATTAAGGGGCGTAATGGCGATATAGTTGTTAGTAAAGATGAATATATTCGTCAGGGAGCAGTAATTGAACAATTGCAAAGATTGCGTCCCGCTTTTGATAAAGAGGGCAGCGTAACTGCCGGCAATGCATCTGGCATTAATGACGGGGCGGCAGCGGTTTTATTGATGAGTGCCAATGAGGCGCAGCGCCGTAATATTGAGCCACTTGCCCGCATTGTATCATGGGCAAGCGTTGGGGTCGATCCAGCGATTATGGGCATGGGACCAATTCCAGCTACAAAAAAAGCTTTACAGCGCGCTGGTTGGAGAATTAATGATCTTGATTTGATTGAGGCGAATGAGGCTTTTGCATCGCAAGCTTTGAGTGTATGCCGCGGTCTTAACTTTGATCACTCTAAGGTTAATGTCAATGGCGGTGCAATTGCGCTTGGCCACCCAATTGGTGCATCTGGCGCACGTATATTGAATACTTTATTGTTTGAAATGCAGCGACGCGATGCCAAAAAGGGCTTAGTCACTTTGTGTATTGGCGGCGGCATGGGTATTGCTTTATGTGTTGAGCGTTAAATAATTATTTTGGCTCAATGATCACTATTTTAAAAAATTGATAGGCGGATAGATGAGCGTTGTAAATGCTTTTTCATCGCTTTCATTGCAGCACTACTATCACTTTCAATAATCGCCTTAACTATGGCATCATGTTCGCCCTCAGCTGCTATAAAAGTGCCTTTGACTTTGCTGGCATTATCATGGGCAAGATATAAAAATTGCGTAAAAAGCGGATAGAGATTTTCAATGACCGATGCAAAAAGCGGATTTTTACTGGCTGTTGCAATGGCTGTATGAAAACGCATATCGGCTTGTGTGCGCTCATGAAGTATATCGCCAGCATTTTTCATAATGGCAATTTCTTTTTCTAAGGCTTCAATATCGCTTTCATTACGCCTTAATGCGGCAAGCCCAGCAATTTCAGGCTCTATAATCCGTCTTAGCTCCATTATATTGGCAGGGGAAATGGAAGGCTGCAAAGACGAAGCCAATATATCAATTGTGGTTTTTTGCTCGACCACAAAAGCTCCGCGCCCTTGTTGGGTTTCTATATTGCCAGTTTGTTTAAGGCGGGCAATTGCTTCGCGGATGACAGATCTACTCACTTTAAACGCTGCAGATAGCTGCTGTTCGGTTGGTAGTTGATCGCCGGGGCGCAGACTTCCCGTGGTAATGCGTTCTAGTAATACATCGCAAATCTGCCCTGCCAAACTTTGTTTGCGTTTGACAGGAGCAATATCAAGGCCATTGGTTGTTGGCTGGTTTTCTTGCGTCAATGATATATTATTTTTCTTTGCCATTGCCTATGCTCCCATGCCATAGAAACATACACTATCTGAAAAAAATAATTCAATGAAAGAATTCAAAGGTCTTATTTCATTGATCGCTTTTGCACCATTTATTGTAATTTTTCTAAATTTCAGATCTCATATTCTAGTTTTGATCATTAATGAGAGAGATAATATGACGACCAATGGGTAGTGATGCGGTGGCAGCCGGCGATGGCGCATTGCAAATATGGATACTGCGCGCCGTCTGCTTGATAAGAAAATCATGCACAAGGTCGCCATTTGCCAAAACTGCTTGTGCACGAATGCCACAAGGATAGGGTTGCAGATCAGAAAGTTTTAAGCTTGGGCAATATTTTTGGCATAGTTTTAAATATTGGCTACGCATAAAGGCGCTTTTTAATTCAGATATTGCTGATTTGCGATTCTTCCACACCACATGCCAAAGCCCCGAAAAGCCAATCATGGTGGCAAAATCTTTAAGGCTAAAGCCAAAGCGGCTATATTTTTCACGTGCTAAGGCAAGACAGGCATTAGGACCAACAGTTATAGATCCGTCAATCATGCGGGTTAAATGCACACCCAAAAACGGTAGATCAGGGTCAGGAACAGGATAAATTAAATGCTGGGTGATATTGTTGCAAGAAGCTGGCAGACGGTAATAATCGCCGCGA comes from Bartonella sp. HY038 and encodes:
- a CDS encoding YbaB/EbfC family nucleoid-associated protein → MRDMMGMMKKAKEMQAKMQEMQDEMANMEVTATSGGGMVSVTLSGQGLIKGIKIDPSLNKPEDTEILEDLIMAAHNEAKGKIEAAMAQKTQEMTAGLPIPPGFKLPF
- a CDS encoding acetyl-CoA C-acetyltransferase yields the protein MSQFQTSLPSSSVVIASAARTPVGSFNGALSSLPAHELGKVVIEAVLERAKIAAEAVDEVILGQVLTTLGGQNPARQAALLAGLRQESTAFGMNQLCGSGLRAIILGMQQIVTGAADIIIAGGQESMSQAPHAAYLRQGIKMGDGSFVDTMIYDGLRDAFHNYHMGITAENIARKLNISREEQDQFALHSQHKAEAAQKAGRFDAEITPVVIKGRNGDIVVSKDEYIRQGAVIEQLQRLRPAFDKEGSVTAGNASGINDGAAAVLLMSANEAQRRNIEPLARIVSWASVGVDPAIMGMGPIPATKKALQRAGWRINDLDLIEANEAFASQALSVCRGLNFDHSKVNVNGGAIALGHPIGASGARILNTLLFEMQRRDAKKGLVTLCIGGGMGIALCVER
- a CDS encoding FadR/GntR family transcriptional regulator encodes the protein MAKKNNISLTQENQPTTNGLDIAPVKRKQSLAGQICDVLLERITTGSLRPGDQLPTEQQLSAAFKVSRSVIREAIARLKQTGNIETQQGRGAFVVEQKTTIDILASSLQPSISPANIMELRRIIEPEIAGLAALRRNESDIEALEKEIAIMKNAGDILHERTQADMRFHTAIATASKNPLFASVIENLYPLFTQFLYLAHDNASKVKGTFIAAEGEHDAIVKAIIESDSSAAMKAMKKHLQRSSIRLSIF